A window from Kwoniella pini CBS 10737 chromosome 1, complete sequence encodes these proteins:
- a CDS encoding thymidylate kinase: MSDPSSSRRGAFIVFEGLDRCGKSTQVARLVERLERKGDRARLQKFPDRTTAIGKMIDAYLQSKAEMDDHAIHLLFSANRWECANAIRRDLENGITVIADRYAFSGIAFSAAKGLPFDFCLNPDKSLPLPDLTLYMTLSQEEASSRSQFGEERYETVSMQSATRQQFTLVAQEVKNRHGKERWVEVDARGTIEEVETRIEGIIANLTSQGVQGEIGKLWI, from the exons ATGTCTGACCCTTCCTCATCCCGACGTGGAGCTTTTATCGTTTTCGAAGGACTTGATCGATGTGGGAAATCAACACAAGTCGCTCGTCTAGTGGAGCGCTTagaaagaaaaggtgaCAGAGCTCGACTGCAGAAGTTTCCAG ATAGAACGACGGCAATAGGCAAGATGATCGATGCTTACCTTCAATCAAAAGCCGAGATGGATGATCATGCTATACATCTATTGTTCAGTGCCAATAGATGGGAATGTGC AAATGCTATCAGACGAGATTTAGAGAACGGGATAACAGTCATAGCAGATCGATATGCTTTCTCTGGAATAGCATTTTCAGCAGCGAAA GGATTGCCGTTTGATTTCTGCTTGAATCCTGATAAATCACTTCCGCTTCCTGATTTGACACTGTACATGACATTAtctcaagaagaagcttcaTCACGATCACAATTTGGCGAAGAACGATATGAGACTGTTTCAATGCAATCTGCCACGAGGCAACAATTTACTCTTGTAGCTCAAGAAGTAAAAAATAGGCACGGAAAAGAGAGATGGGTAGAGGTAGATGCTAGAGGTACTATCGAGGAAGTTGAGACACGTATAGAGGGGATAATTGCAAATTTGACCTCACAAGGTGtacaaggtgaaattggGAAACTTTGGATATAG